The genomic DNA TACGACCAACCTCCTCTATTACtctccagaaacaaacagcaacaatatggaaataaatattgatatcggcccagtttttttttccggACCGATACCGATATGTTAAAAGATTACTAACATCGGCCGATACCCGATCTTAGCGCAGATATATTGTGTATCTCTTATATACTTAATGACTTAAACTACGAAATCATTTGCCCTCCATctaacagaaagagagagacctGGAACTGGCTGCAAAGATCGGCCAGTCTCTCCTCAAGAAGAACCGAACTCTGACTGAACAAAATGACTACCTGGAGGAGCAAGTGGGGCAGATCACTGAGGAGGTTCTGTGTTAACAACACACTCTGGTCTTTATCAGCTGTAATGGGGTTGAGCCAAGTGgtctgaagaacatttccccTCCTCCAGGTGGCCCAGCTTCACCATGAGCTCAACCTGAAGGACGAGCTGCTTCAGTTTTACACCAGCGCAGCGGAGGAGTGTGAGGACGAGTCCACCGCTTCCCCCACGTCAGCATCAACGATTTGCTTTCCCTTTTTAACTGTAGTAGTAATTTAGACCCTATTTATTGTACAGATGAATGACTGGGAACGAAGGATGATAGAGGAGGGATGAGTGGGATGTGGAAGATTTCTAAAGGGGAACAAATGTAAAGAGAAGAACTGAAAACGATGAAAAGGGTCTTTAGGGGATGAGTGGGATGAAGAAGGGTTGTAAAAAGGGTTGAATGAAGGTTGGAATGAAGGATGACAGAAGGAGGGATGAGTGTGATAAAGAAAAGTAGAATGCAGACAATGAATCAAGTTTTCAGGAGGATGAGTGGGAAAAGAAGCGTTTTAAAGAGGTAAAAgtagaaagagaaggagaaacgAGGGATATTGCCTATGAAATAATCAGTCTACTTGTTTCTTTCTCCAAAAGAGGCAAGAAGAGTAGAGCAGAAACAGCGTCAGGAGTCTTTCTTAGTGACACTCTCCAGAGGAAACTCAAAGAGCTGGAAGAGGAGAACTTGTCACTCCGCTCAGAGGTGCAGCATACGGCCCACTAATTGCACAACGTACATGCAACATATGCTACTAAACTTTTCTCTGGTCACTGATTCTGCGCAGGCCAGCCATCTTAAGTCAGAGACGGAAACATATGAAGaaaaggagcagcagcttgtcAGTGACTGTGTGAAAGAGCTCCGTAAGTTTTGTGTCTCCTCCCCGTAACACTTTCAGGTTGCTGCCGCTCTGCAACTCTGTGCATATATCTTTATCTCTAACAACGTATCCTACCAGGGCTGTCCAGTCTGCAGATCTCTGCTATCGCCGAGGAGTTGGCTCGGAAAACCGAGGATGCCTCCCGTCAGCAGGAGGAGATCACGCACCTCCTCTCTCAGATAGTAGATCTCCAAAAGAAGGCTAAATCTGTGAGCAGACgcttttcaaatttaaaactacttttctAAATATTGTACTCCTGCGGAGCCAAGTCAAACCTGTAACTGTTCGTGCAGTTGGCTGTTGAAAATGAGGAGCTATCTCAACACCTAGTGGCAGCAAAGGACGCTCAGAGGCAGCTTACAGCCGAGGTAACCTTCAGGTTTTTGCAGTCATAATTTTGTTATGGTAGAGAGCTTGCAAAAATTGATTGTGAGATCTGCAACGCAacagctgcaggagctgcaggagaaatACTCAGAGTGCATTGAGATGCTGCATGAAGCCCAGGAGGAGCTTAAGAACCTGAGGAACAGGAACTACCCTGCAGGAACTCCCCGACGCTACCACCCACTGGGACTCTACCCGATGGTGAGGGTGATCGTCTGCAGGCTGGCGGATGACAGGAGAATCTGTAGCTTAAAGAGTCTCCGTCTTTCAGGATTCTCTGGCGGCGGAGATCGAAGGAACGATGAGGAAGGAGTTGAGTCTGGACGATCCTGAGTGTGAAGAGCAGAAGTACGTATGATTTGGCCACTCCCCACTATGATCTCTCTGCCCTCTGCTGGTAGCGATCAGGCCCAGTAACTTGGTGTGGCGATTGACTCaaacctgaacattcagagacgtataaagacagttacaaagttggccttctatcgCCTTATGAACATTTCTAGGCTTAAAATACCAATGCCCCTGCAatatctagagaaactcatccaatgtgtttatctttagtttacTGCAATAGTGCCTTCATGAGtcttgctaaaaaaataaattagacagctgatccagaatgccaCTGCTTGTGTTCTCACTAAAatcaggaagatggagcacatcaccaagttctaaagtccttacaCTGACTCCTTGGAGCTCAGAcattagactttaaaatatttctttttgtttatgaatTACTGAACGACTCAGCGCCAAAATATttagatgttgttgttgttgtaccAACCTCCAAGAGTACTCAGGTCTTCTGGATCtgatctgctctgcatcccTAGAGCCAAAcatagagaagcagcattcagcttctatatACCACAAACTTCCAGATAACTGCAAAGatgccaaaacactgagttccttaaAAATACCTTCTTGCTTTGAGTTGCCTTTGATTCCTAGTAACTGGAAcgttgatcaatatatttgatgtgtatttgcttgatgattttgatgatgacattatgttcattgcttgtttcataattgcttactgttttatatttctatgtggtaaagcactttgaacctcattgctgctgaaatgttctatacaaacaaacttgacaTGCTTATGTTGTCATGTGAAGGCTTCCGTATACACAGCCAGACTCTTGTGTGTGCAGGATCCACCGGAAGCGAGTGTTTGAGACGGTGAAGAGTGTGAACCAAACCGTTCGCCAGCGCTCGCTCACTCCGACCAACTCCAACATCCCAGGCTCCAACCAATCACTGTCCACTCGGACGTCGCCCCAGTCCAGCGGCCTCTCCACACCTCACTCCGCCATGTTTGGCGGGGACATCGTCGGCGACGGTGTCGCCTATGACAACCGGACCCAGACCATTCTCATGGAGACAGCATCCAATCAGGACAAGTGGGTGGTAGCCAGAAGACGTTGAGGCTAACCTGGTGTCCTTGTGTTCCTAAGTGGTTTCGTCTCTTTCAGCAGCTTAGAGTGCAGAGAGAAGAAGGCGAGCGGGGCAGAGGACCTGCGGCTGGCCCTGCGCCGCCTGTCTCTGCGCCGACAAAACAACCTGAGCGAGAGACGCTTCTTCGAAGAGGAGAGAGAGCGCCGACGGGGCAGAGTGCACGGAGCCCTCGACCACGACAACGTGCTGACCCCTTCCGACAGCATCATGTCGCTTGGAAACCTGAACCTGTGGGCCTCCCGGGGGCCGTACCTCCCCGACAAGCTGCAGATCGTCAAGCCGCTCGAAGGTGAGGGGGGAAGCGAGCGCGGAAGCAGCTGCAAGCCGGGCAGGAGCTGGGAAGCCGAGCGCCACCGGGGCGTCGGAACCAAGAAAGGGAGCAAGTGGGGCTGGGGGACGGACACGGACAGGAGGTGCGAGGGTCGGCATGGGCGAATGCTCGAGGGGGAAAGGGCGTGGGGCTGGGCCAGGAGGACAATAGCAGGGGTGGAGCGGGAGAGAGGAAGACGGTGGGCAAGGGATAGAGCCGGcggcaggaagaggaggaatgcaaaggagaagaaggagatgCCAATGCCGCTGATGCTCTTCAACTCCTTCTGGTCTCTGATGCATCACCACAAATATGGCAGCTACTACAAAGAGCCACAGCCCAGAGGGTGGCTGtagacacacgcacacacgccactaaatagtttgaaaaagtGACCACATCACTTTTTCAAACTGGTCTGTTGTGATTTAATGTTCATTAACTATTTTGACctgtaaagaaaaactaacCAAAAATAGAAAGTGCACACAGATCTAAAACCTTTCCATTAAAAACGATTTTATCCGTCTGCTGTTTTTAATCAACAGCttatgtttcattgttttactgTATAGAAGCTCACAGCGGCGTTTTAGACCGTAGCGCTGCCTGCTGGAGGTctgtgctgccctctgctggtagAAAGAAGTCATTGATCATAAAAGTGTGGCAACACCCTTAAACCTCACTCGTTTTGAacttaaatcatgttttatggTTTAATATAATATACCACTGTTTTGTATTTACATACTGGACACATACAGCAGTAGTTAGAAGTTTATATACACTCTTTATGGGCATTAATGGtatatttaagactttttttcaaGGTTTAATAATTATACCACAGGTAGTTTTAATAAATGATCCTTCGTTTACACAAAGTCCAAATCCAAGATCCAcctatttgaaagaaaacaacttaGAATGATTTAGAAACGTTTATCTTAGTAATTTAGTGGTTTCctctggttttgttgtttctttcatgTCTCCATGTTCGCTCTGTCATTTCttctcttgctttttctttgtgattttgttAATAAACTTATTGTCTCAGTCTACTTTTCGCTTccatttcacttcatttttatgatttgtcTGCTTTTCATTCTGTTTGTTTGCCATCTTTCTGTCTGCAAATGTTGTCGTTTTCACTTTCTCTTCAAattttactattattactaATACATACAACAGTAATACGATTagataattaattattattattaattaattatgggttatatttttattatttaataagaTACTGTATAATATCATTAGAAGGaacactaagaaaataaaaataataaaattaccaGAATAAGGTCATATTACACGAATAAACTTAGAAgagaataaagttattattttgatatagaaatagtcataatattattttCATCCCATTAATTTGACTTTACTCTCGTAATAttatgttgtaaatattttattagaataaattctcatactatgactttattcaaataatgttatgtttttattttctattatttctttGTATGAAAACTAATACTCTGTATTGTTTGCATTGTGTTAAATACCAGGCAGCACATGCCAGAAATTATGATAGAAGACTTTCATGATAGTTtccaaaaaacaattaaagtcgATTGACTGATGACCTTCTTGTCTTGTAGTATCACTGTCACTGCAGTgatattatgtttgttttggaggATGTGTTCCTCTAGCTGATTGTGTTAGTaaggttttgcagttttcttggTGTCTGTGCTCCAGGTTCGGCCATCTTGCATCAGTGGCAGCAGCTAGCTCAGCCTCACCTCGGTGTGATCCTGGACGCCAGGCCCGGCGTCGTGCCGAAGGGCTACAGGCCCCttgagctggagctggagcaggtgtgtgtgagtgtgtgtgtgtgtgtgatttacTTTGGAGGTAGTTACAAACTGGTAGGTGAAAATAGTCTACCAGTTTGTAACTGGTAGACTATTTTTTACTAGTTATGAGCtggtagaaaacaaaacactttttttctacCTGGTTTACAAAAACTGGTTGTATTTTCCTGTTTGTATGTGGAGGACAAGGAAGTCATCCcataatattattgttatattGTTGGTTAAAAtagaattatttgtttttaaaagaaagaaagtcagGAAAGGATAATTATTCCACCCCAAATAACCAAAGACCACAGTGAATTTATTGAAGGATTTCTAGATTACACCTGACAAACGGATTCATAGCCAttggatgttttctcttttttcatgtTACCGCCACAAGATTCTCTGTATATTTATCCTGCTGTCAtgtaataatccagaaataaaaccCAGGTTTTCCAAACTGTGCCctggggccatttgtggcccctgGACTGATTTTGTGCGGCCCACAACCCCAGGTTGTGATTTGACCCGGGTCCTCCTCTGTTACGTCAGGTGTACCCGTGGGGCGGTTTCGAGGAGGACGAACCAGGAGAGCAGTACTTCCAGAATCTGCCCACCTCCTCTACGGCCTCGCCGGCTGTGTCTGCCGTCTCCAGCACGGGGGACACCAACCTC from Gambusia affinis linkage group LG14, SWU_Gaff_1.0, whole genome shotgun sequence includes the following:
- the LOC122843942 gene encoding trafficking kinesin-binding protein 1-like isoform X3, which translates into the protein MCADRVGQMTKTYNDIDAVTRLLEEKERDLELAAKIGQSLLKKNRTLTEQNDYLEEQVGQITEEVAQLHHELNLKDELLQFYTSAAEECEDESTASPTGKKSRAETASGVFLSDTLQRKLKELEEENLSLRSEASHLKSETETYEEKEQQLVSDCVKELRLSSLQISAIAEELARKTEDASRQQEEITHLLSQIVDLQKKAKSLAVENEELSQHLVAAKDAQRQLTAELQELQEKYSECIEMLHEAQEELKNLRNRNYPAGTPRRYHPLGLYPMDSLAAEIEGTMRKELSLDDPECEEQKIHRKRVFETVKSVNQTVRQRSLTPTNSNIPGSNQSLSTRTSPQSSGLSTPHSAMFGGDIVGDGVAYDNRTQTILMETASNQDNSLECREKKASGAEDLRLALRRLSLRRQNNLSERRFFEEERERRRGRVHGALDHDNVLTPSDSIMSLGNLNLWASRGPYLPDKLQIVKPLEGSAILHQWQQLAQPHLGVILDARPGVVPKGYRPLELELEQVYPWGGFEEDEPGEQYFQNLPTSSTASPAVSAVSSTGDTNLRQPPCSLGPPSPPSPSPSPHLSNTDALAAYYPGKCMAHTSSTYTFTTCRILHPTDEQTRVTPSRSVAVVPASLNPVSTSSSCVMTSSLWGTPAATPCTPRRLSLRPSESSTNLRDGTRTTSTSLGLVRLLQERGISAAMYHQSQGLEYSQGTGGVLFSTSIAPNRASNTDHLRPATPPNSPTRPGASAATTSEGFDFKSPSYDNFLASKPARSILKEVTGTRGRQRARDCESQTDVSVAVYNLNLLDKVKRLGVAGGRAASPSPLLGPLGGLRRSGSPFGPDGMRRNRSYPAMVGASMAMKAPGPQE
- the LOC122843942 gene encoding trafficking kinesin-binding protein 1-like isoform X4, giving the protein MCADRVGQMTKTYNDIDAVTRLLEEKERDLELAAKIGQSLLKKNRTLTEQNDYLEEQVGQITEEVAQLHHELNLKDELLQFYTSAAEECEDESTASPTGKKSRAETASGVFLSDTLQRKLKELEEENLSLRSEASHLKSETETYEEKEQQLVSDCVKELRLSSLQISAIAEELARKTEDASRQQEEITHLLSQIVDLQKKAKSLAVENEELSQHLVAAKDAQRQLTAELQELQEKYSECIEMLHEAQEELKNLRNRNYPAGTPRRYHPLGLYPMDSLAAEIEGTMRKELSLDDPECEEQKIHRKRVFETVKSVNQTVRQRSLTPTNSNIPGSNQSLSTRTSPQSSGLSTPHSAMFGGDIVGDGVAYDNRTQTILMETASNQDNSLECREKKASGAEDLRLALRRLSLRRQNNLSERRFFEEERERRRGRVHGALDHDNVLTPSDSIMSLGNLNLWASRGPYLPDKLQIVKPLEGSAILHQWQQLAQPHLGVILDARPGVVPKGYRPLELELEQVYPWGGFEEDEPGEQYFQNLPTSSTASPAVSAVSSTGDTNLRQPPCSLGPPSPPSPSPSPHLSNTDALAAYYPGKCMAHTSSTYTFTTCRILHPTDEQTRVTPSLNPVSTSSSCVMTSSLWGTPAATPCTPRRLSLRPSESSTNLRDGTRTTSTSLGLVRLLQERGISAAMYHQSQGLEYSQGTGGVLFSTSIAPNRASNTDHLRPATPPNSPTRPGASAATTSEGFDFKSPSYDNFLASKPARSILKEVTGTRGRQRARDCESQTDVSVAVYNLNLLDKVKRLGVAGGRAASPSPLLGPLGGLRRSGSPFGPDGMRRNRSYPAMVGASMAMKAPGPQE
- the LOC122843942 gene encoding trafficking kinesin-binding protein 1-like isoform X1, with amino-acid sequence MCADRVGQMTKTYNDIDAVTRLLEEKERDLELAAKIGQSLLKKNRTLTEQNDYLEEQVGQITEEVAQLHHELNLKDELLQFYTSAAEECEDESTASPTGKKSRAETASGVFLSDTLQRKLKELEEENLSLRSEASHLKSETETYEEKEQQLVSDCVKELRLSSLQISAIAEELARKTEDASRQQEEITHLLSQIVDLQKKAKSLAVENEELSQHLVAAKDAQRQLTAELQELQEKYSECIEMLHEAQEELKNLRNRNYPAGTPRRYHPLGLYPMDSLAAEIEGTMRKELSLDDPECEEQKIHRKRVFETVKSVNQTVRQRSLTPTNSNIPGSNQSLSTRTSPQSSGLSTPHSAMFGGDIVGDGVAYDNRTQTILMETASNQDNLECREKKASGAEDLRLALRRLSLRRQNNLSERRFFEEERERRRGRVHGALDHDNVLTPSDSIMSLGNLNLWASRGPYLPDKLQIVKPLEGSAILHQWQQLAQPHLGVILDARPGVVPKGYRPLELELEQVYPWGGFEEDEPGEQYFQNLPTSSTASPAVSAVSSTGDTNLRQPPCSLGPPSPPSPSPSPHLSNTDALAAYYPGKCMAHTSSTYTFTTCRILHPTDEQTRVTPSRSVAVVPASLNPVSTSSSCVMTSSLWGTPAATPCTPRRLSLRPSESSTNLRDGTRTTSTSLGLVRLLQERGISAAMYHQSQGLEYSQGTGGVLFSTSIAPNRASNTDHLRPATPPNSPTRPGASAATTSEGFDFKSPSYDNFLASKPARSILKEVTGTRGRQRARDCESQTDVSVAVYNLNLLDKVKRLGVAGGRAASPSPLLGPLGGLRRSGSPFGPDGMRRNRSYPAMVGASMAMKAPGPQE
- the LOC122843942 gene encoding trafficking kinesin-binding protein 1-like isoform X2; translation: MCADRVGQMTKTYNDIDAVTRLLEEKERDLELAAKIGQSLLKKNRTLTEQNDYLEEQVGQITEEVAQLHHELNLKDELLQFYTSAAEECEDESTASPTGKKSRAETASGVFLSDTLQRKLKELEEENLSLRSEASHLKSETETYEEKEQQLVSDCVKELRLSSLQISAIAEELARKTEDASRQQEEITHLLSQIVDLQKKAKSLAVENEELSQHLVAAKDAQRQLTAELQELQEKYSECIEMLHEAQEELKNLRNRNYPAGTPRRYHPLGLYPMDSLAAEIEGTMRKELSLDDPECEEQKIHRKRVFETVKSVNQTVRQRSLTPTNSNIPGSNQSLSTRTSPQSSGLSTPHSAMFGGDIVGDGVAYDNRTQTILMETASNQDNLECREKKASGAEDLRLALRRLSLRRQNNLSERRFFEEERERRRGRVHGALDHDNVLTPSDSIMSLGNLNLWASRGPYLPDKLQIVKPLEGSAILHQWQQLAQPHLGVILDARPGVVPKGYRPLELELEQVYPWGGFEEDEPGEQYFQNLPTSSTASPAVSAVSSTGDTNLRQPPCSLGPPSPPSPSPSPHLSNTDALAAYYPGKCMAHTSSTYTFTTCRILHPTDEQTRVTPSLNPVSTSSSCVMTSSLWGTPAATPCTPRRLSLRPSESSTNLRDGTRTTSTSLGLVRLLQERGISAAMYHQSQGLEYSQGTGGVLFSTSIAPNRASNTDHLRPATPPNSPTRPGASAATTSEGFDFKSPSYDNFLASKPARSILKEVTGTRGRQRARDCESQTDVSVAVYNLNLLDKVKRLGVAGGRAASPSPLLGPLGGLRRSGSPFGPDGMRRNRSYPAMVGASMAMKAPGPQE